The DNA window tcaggtatCATTTATGAGAGAAAGTAAAAGATcaagtaccatttatgtagttcactcaaaaaaagtgcatattcttgtaaaACGAAGATAATAGTATTCAAAAATAGGACCTACTAtcaactaattttttcaacctaCTTTCCCTAACATTTCTTTAAACTCATGCCCAGTCAAAATGCAACAAAATTTAAGAGACGAATGGGATAATTATCAATATAGTATGAACCTAAATGTGCTCGTTTTATTGGCCGAGTTATAGTCAGGCTATTTGAGTTATCCATTTAAATATTATGAGCTATTTGCCTCTTTCCATAATCTCATTAGGTACAAGTCCAAACCAGCTTTTACGAATATGCTCGTTTCAAGGAACCCGTGACTTGAATTGACACCATGTCCTTCTAAAACGCACGCGCACATTATCACTAAAAAATAGAAGTACGATTGGTTCAGAACCAAGAATACATTGTTTGCAGGTAATACACTCCCCTTATTGCTGCATTGTCACCTTGCAAAGGAAGACTCCACTCCTGTAGCTTGAAAAACCAATAGATAATACTCCAACATTGCCAAAAATGAGTCAGTATTAGAATGGCTTTCTCAATTGTCATGGACGAAAGATATGCCCTTCTCAATCGAACTCTTTAACTCGGGTTTTAAAGCTTCCAGTCCTTGCTTCTCAAAATCAGTCAAATGACCCATACCCAAAACTTCCTCCACGCCATTCTTCCCAAGTCTCACCTGTCGATGCCATTATACAAGATATTGTCAGAATAACATATGCATTATTGGAAGACTGCAAAATAGGCACATAATGCAAACTGGAGAAATAGCAGACATATGTGTTCCAAAGAAAAAATGTGCTCATTGCATCTGGCTACATACCTAGATATGATGATTAtgataacaaaatataataaaaaaataaattaacacaCCTTTGATGCAAAGAAAGGTAGCTCTGTCACAGTTGATTGAACAAATGAACATTCCACCACATCAGGGACTCCATTAAGTCCTTTTAAGCAAGCATCCGCAAATATAGCACCAGCATACCTGATAAATCATTGCGTAGAGAAACCAACAGAATACAATCAACTTTGTATAGTAGTAAATAGAACATGACCTAGTTGCAGATTGTTTTGATTAAGGCTATTTCTACTAGCGGCAAATTgctacaaaaaatattaaaaattggtAAAATTCTGGTCAATCTCAcaactttaaaaaatactacCATAACTTTGACATTTTTCAATTGTCCCATTGATTTAGATTTGAGGAAAGATCATGTAAGATTGAATTTTGAAAGCATAAATACTTTAATCTAATCTTATTCTATATTTTCCATACGAAAAATCAATGGCAGTTTAGACCAACACACAAATTTGCAAACAAAATCATTGATTTCAGCTTACGCGTCATACACAATTTCCTCCAAATACAAATAAACGGGACAATGAGAAAAATGACCAAGTTATGATATAATCTACTATTTTAGAATGACTAGAATTTGACCAACCTAAGTGAATCTTTTCAGCAATTTGCTCTTCTACTAACCAGACAaagttaaatataataaatttatctCCCTACACAAACTTAGTCTTccaaaatataagaaaatagtTATTGTAAAAAAAGTAGGTTCTATCACTTACGCCATTGAAAGCGTAGCTGATCCCTTCCCAGCCTTGGCTTCAACAACCTCAGTCCCACCATCTTGTGTTCTTTTAGTAAGAGCTGTAATTTCTTCAGCTGACAGATTTGCTGACGGTGTGGCCTATACAAATATAGTAAGTTTTAGTCTCAAACATACTACAATTGCACGAATGAAATGGGAAAAAAGATTTGTGAAAATGCAGTACTTGTGAAAACAAGGGGAGAATAGTAATCCCGGCATGTCCACCAATAACAGGTACATTGACATCTGCAAATATGTATTGCAAAAATATAAATCCAGATGAAATGCCTAAGAAAAAGCAATTTACAGGACAGAAATATAATCATACCGGCAACATTGGCATTGGCCTTGCCAGCGTAGAACGTTTTGGCTCTAACAACGTCAAGAGTGGTTACACCAAAGAGTCTCCTCGGATCATATACTCCCTTGATCTTGAAGATTTCAGCAGCAATTGGCACAGTTGAGTTCACAGGGTTGCTGATCATATTGACCAGAGCCTGTATATTTTAAAAAGACCCCACAAATCAAAACATACAATAATAGCATAAAAAATCAAATGTTAACAAATGCAAAGAGAGATAGGCATGTTACATTGGGGCAATATTTGGCAATTCCCTCACAAAGAGATTTGACAATGCCGGCATTAATCTTGAAGAGGTCATCGCGGGTCATGCCAGGCTTTCTTGGCACACCAGCTGGAATAATGACCACATCTGAACCCTCCAATGCTGCCCCAAGCTGATCCTCACCCGCATATCCGTTCACCTTTACATCAGAAAAGCAATGACATaagatatgataaaaaaaattccaccaCTATTGCAGTGAAAAGGGAAGTGTTAAAAATGGAGAATCAAAATACAGAAAATCCATGGAAGGAGATAGAAATCTGCGAATGTTAAAAATGGagaatcaaaacacagaaaattcATGGAATGAGATAGAGAAATCTGCGAGAAGTCGACTAAAAGATGgagaaaaaaaaggggaaatttcattaattgacTACAAATTGCAATAAAATGCGGCTGGAAAATGCTACACAAACAAGTTAAAAGCT is part of the Salvia splendens isolate huo1 chromosome 22, SspV2, whole genome shotgun sequence genome and encodes:
- the LOC121786070 gene encoding malate dehydrogenase, mitochondrial-like — encoded protein: MTAALLRSALRRSAAASLMSSRGFASASGQQRKVAILGAAGGIGQPLSLLMKLNPMVSHLCLYDIAGTPGVAADVSHINTRSEVNGYAGEDQLGAALEGSDVVIIPAGVPRKPGMTRDDLFKINAGIVKSLCEGIAKYCPNALVNMISNPVNSTVPIAAEIFKIKGVYDPRRLFGVTTLDVVRAKTFYAGKANANVADVNVPVIGGHAGITILPLFSQATPSANLSAEEITALTKRTQDGGTEVVEAKAGKGSATLSMAYAGAIFADACLKGLNGVPDVVECSFVQSTVTELPFFASKVRLGKNGVEEVLGMGHLTDFEKQGLEALKPELKSSIEKGISFVHDN